In the Flavobacterium sp. 90 genome, TTTCAGATCCATTGTAAGCTCCATTGTATTCTATGAAATATTTATTGGCATAATTATAAGTCGTACGAAATACCCAGTCTTCTCTATAATGCGGAATTTCACTTCCAACAGCATATTGATCTCTGCTAAAAAGTCCCAAGGCTGTTATATTATGATTTTTAGCAATTTTTGTCTGATAATTTAATTGCAATTGATAAAAAAGTTTACGTGAAGTTGCATAATCTCTCACACTTCCTCCTGTGGTAGTCCACTTTACACCTTCTTGAAAATCAAATCTATTATTAGAATCATACGTTCTTTTGAAAAGAACTACGCCCGTAACCGGATCAATATACTTTTCCTGTACATCGTTAAATAAATCACTTATTCCGCGATCACCTTCTACAAATGTGTTATCCAAAGCAACCATTCCTTTAAAGCTTAGTCCTTTTATCACTTTGTCAAAACTTTGTTCCAGCGTAAAATCCGTATTTAATCTTGTTGTTGTAACATATTGAATACCGCTTATCGCAAGGTTTCTTACTGAATTTGATGCTTTTCCTTGATTTGGCGCATAATATCCCCAGGAACCATCCGAATAATACGGCAGGAAAACATCCGGAGCAGTTGAATATGCTGCATCCCACATCGTATATTCACCTCCGGAAGCTCCCCAAGGACTTTTCTTCTCACCACGAGAACCGGCAAGACCTATTTTAAACACTGTACTGGAAGTAACTTGAAAATCTAAATTACTTCTAACATTCAAACGATTGTAACCATATCCTGGATCGTATCCTCTATTATTGTTGTATTTTTTAAACAAATCACCTTCACTTAAAAAATCAGCACTTGCAAAATATTTTACAGATTTAGTTCCGCCGCTTACATTTAAACTCGCATTATAAGACATTGCATAGTCATTAAATAATGCCTTTTGCCAGTCTACATTAGGATAACGCTCAGATTCTTCTAGATTTGCCGGATATCTATACTTATCAATAATCGCCTGAGGAACATAGTCAACCCAACTCGACGGACTCAAAGCCAACTCGTTTTCGATGACTCTATTTTTAACCATTAAACCGTCATAAGAATCCAGCTTAGAAGGCAATTTAGAAAGCGTTTTTACAGTTGTATTAAAAGTCGTTCTTATCAATGCTTTACCAGATTGACCGCGTTTAGTCGTAATAAGTATTACTCCGTTTGCACCTCTAACTCCATAAACCGCAGTAGCAGAAGCATCTTTTAATACCGAAACAGATTCTACAGAAGTTATCTCAACACTATTTATTGGTCGCTCTACACCGTCAACCAAAATAAGAGGTTGCGCATTATTCCAGGTACTTGCACCACGTATAAAAAGCTGAGGATCTTCCTCTCCGGGCATACCTGAACTTGCCGATGTTATCAAACCCGGCACATTACCAGTCAATGCGGCACCAATACTTTGAACACCTCCTGCACGCTCTAAGACTTTTCCTGAAACCTGAGTAATTGCAGCTACTAAACTTTCTTTTTTCTGTTTTCCGTACCCAACTACAATAACCTCATCAAGGGTCGTTTTCTCGGGTGTCAATACCACATTGATTTCTTTGGTATTGCCAACTTGTTTTTCAACAGTTTTAAACCCCACAAAACTGAATTGCAAAACAGCATCAGAAGGTACATTAATGATATATCTTCCGTCAAAATCAGTAGTCGTGCTTAAATTTGGTACGCCTTTTACTGAAATAGTAGTTCCCGGCACACCGTTACCGTCTTCTGATGAGGTTACTCTTCCGGTAACTGTAATATCCTGCTTAATCG is a window encoding:
- a CDS encoding TonB-dependent receptor, with translation MKIKLSKILNGAMYLPLGVLFQFLFIPQLSAAENRFSDSGYVTNSTIKQDITVTGRVTSSEDGNGVPGTTISVKGVPNLSTTTDFDGRYIINVPSDAVLQFSFVGFKTVEKQVGNTKEINVVLTPEKTTLDEVIVVGYGKQKKESLVAAITQVSGKVLERAGGVQSIGAALTGNVPGLITSASSGMPGEEDPQLFIRGASTWNNAQPLILVDGVERPINSVEITSVESVSVLKDASATAVYGVRGANGVILITTKRGQSGKALIRTTFNTTVKTLSKLPSKLDSYDGLMVKNRVIENELALSPSSWVDYVPQAIIDKYRYPANLEESERYPNVDWQKALFNDYAMSYNASLNVSGGTKSVKYFASADFLSEGDLFKKYNNNRGYDPGYGYNRLNVRSNLDFQVTSSTVFKIGLAGSRGEKKSPWGASGGEYTMWDAAYSTAPDVFLPYYSDGSWGYYAPNQGKASNSVRNLAISGIQYVTTTRLNTDFTLEQSFDKVIKGLSFKGMVALDNTFVEGDRGISDLFNDVQEKYIDPVTGVVLFKRTYDSNNRFDFQEGVKWTTTGGSVRDYATSRKLFYQLQLNYQTKIAKNHNITALGLFSRDQYAVGSEIPHYREDWVFRTTYNYANKYFIEYNGAYNGSEKFSKENRFAFFSSGGLSWIVTKENFMKGTESFLDLLKIRGTYGEIGDDNVNGRFLYQSQWAYGGNSVLGTTGEAAEASPYTWYKQATVGNEDVHWEKAKKSDIGLDFALFKGFVSGTFDYYQEDRTDILLNGASRAIPSYYGAVAPVANLGEVQNRGYELELKFNHTFGNGWNVWWTTSFTHSKNKIISADNPELLPAYQKSEGYSIGQAHSYVSQGYYNNWDELYASTIHSTNDATKLPGNFNILDYNADGIIDAKDNIPYGYTGTPQNTYNNIVGVNWKGFSAFVQFYGVNNVTRQVVLTSLSGQNHVVYDQGSFWSPDNTNADQPMPRWLATASDFNNGSRYMYDGSYLRLKNAEIAYTFDGKTNWIKSSGLQSIRFYLNGNNLFLWSNMPDDREANYAGTGWASQGAYPTVKRFNLGANIIF